The following coding sequences are from one Cyprinus carpio isolate SPL01 chromosome A24, ASM1834038v1, whole genome shotgun sequence window:
- the LOC109049304 gene encoding receptor-type tyrosine-protein phosphatase H-like, with amino-acid sequence MEGALTLVLLCVLSAWAQIPDVKNVSVISRTKFELTFQWEVESNSYNYSLMIHGKEELEIIPSETDSSVNITVQSLSPGTNYSFTLYTVFKNETSKGFNFTDVTVPSDVDSVLVITRKETEIKLQWNQVNNSNDYSYKLKYRNNETSIPALPNDYTVEYTVLFLNPGTEYFFTLYTVFNNVISSGYNFSNVTMPSNVNENVNAKLNDTDIILQWNVVPNIDNNNYNYTLENRDGPVNCTDYTAERNEVTCHISDLIPGTNYSFTLYTEFADLRSTGFNFYQITTLSDITGVTVSRSQTDLTISWYKLYNNDIYNYTLESHGEKSETNFTGSTEDDKFTHTYSSLTPGNEYSFSLFTVVNNVRSTGYSFKNVTTLNCASFNWIVTNSSIVAAVNGSTYVTAQNSTGSGTNGNVDGNGVNLQDLYPGESYTVSLFYDLESEKLPQCSHHLTLFPNSVPNLSCKYHSGGYGLVVIWDPPYGVVNMVQIDVGKQSFNQSHSSENPQKVEVEGLQAAQWYKVTATSFSGAMRSHTVSVNCQTDPAGVIAGVLVFFLLIIIICVAVFVWHRYGSAKRNKMPKPAVESKVHNENYKNLLIPSDKFPEYFQNMSRDDNRGFSEEYEDLSSVGIKQSTVAALMPENKDKNRFTNVLAYDSSRVHLTTNDESDSDYINANYMPGYGNASRQYIAAQGPLPSTVNDFWKMVWEKRSQVIVMVTNCTEGGRVKCEQYWPMDYTPCLYGQLLVTVKSEDKFPSWTLREFNVKNKTTSETRTVRHFQFIAWPDHGVPTGTEELIQFRGLIRQQVESSFSAGPTIVHCSAGVGRTGTLIALDVLLQQLDKEKAVGISAFVQQMRLSRPLMVQTESQYVFLHQCIMDTLQPKVVPKSDPLYENSDMIYVNAIALREYEKQS; translated from the exons ATGGAAGGAGCTTTGACTTTAGTATTGCTGTGTGTGCTTTCTGCATGG GCACAAATCCCTGATGTTAAGAATGTTTCAGTAATTAGTCGAACAAAATTTGAATTAACATTTCAATGGGAAGTTGAAAGCAACAGTTACAATTATAGTCTGATGATACATGGCAAAGAGGAGTTGGAGATCATCCCATCAGAAACTGATTCTTCAGTAAATATAACAGTCCAATCTCTGTCTCCTGGGACTAATTACTCTTTCACACTCTACACTGTGTTTAAGAACGAGACGAGCAAAGGATTTAACTTCACTGATGTAACTG ttcCATCTGATGTTGACAGTGTTTTGGTCATCACACGGAAAGAGACTGAGATAAAATTACAGTGGAATCAAGTCAACAACAGCAATGATTACAGTTATAAGCTGAAATACAGGAACAACGAAACTTCAATACCTGCATTACCTAATGATTATACAGTGGAATATACCGTCCTGTTTCTGAATCCTGGGACTGAATACTTCTTTACGCTCTACACTgtgtttaataatgtaataagCAGTGGATACAACTTCTCCAATGTAACCA TGCCATCTAatgtgaatgaaaatgtgaatgcGAAGCTCAATGACACCGACATAATCTTACAATGGAATGTTGTACCAAACATAGACAACAATAATTACAACTATACTCTTGAAAACAGAGATGGACCGGTGAATTGCACTGATTACACTGCAGAAAGAAATGAGGTAACATGTCATATATCAGATTTGATTCCTGGAACAAATTACAGCTTCACTCTGTACACAGAGTTTGCTGATCTGAGAAGTACTGGATTCAACTTCTACCAAATAACGA CTCTATCCGACATAACTGGAGTTACAGTCAGTCGGTCACAGACGGATTTGACTATCTCATGGTATAAGTTATACAATAATGACATCTACAACTACACCTTGGAAAGCCATGGAGAGAAGAGTGAGACAAATTTCACTGGATCTACTGAGGATGATAAGTTCACACATACTTACTCATCTCTCACACCAGGGAATGAATACAGTTTTAGTCTCTTCACTGTGGTGAACAATGTCAGAAGTACAGGATACAGCTTTAAGAATGTCACTA CTCTTAACTGTGCGTCCTTTAACTGGATAGTTACCAACTCATCAATAGTGGCTGCAGTGAATGGTAGCACATATGTGACAGCTCAAAACAGCACCGGAAGTGGTACAAATGGCAATGTAGATGGCAACGGGGTGAATCTGCAAGACCTATATCCTGGAGAAAGCTACACTGTTTCACTGTTTTATGACTTAGAGTCAGAGAAGCTGCCACAGTGCTCACACCACTTGACGTTAT TTCCAAATAGTGTACCTAACCTCAGCTGTAAATATCATTCTGGAGGGTATGGTCTGGTTGTAATTTGGGATCCTCCATATGGAGTTGTGAACATGGTGCAGATAGATGTTGGCAAACAAAGTTTCAACCAATCACATAGTTCAGAAAACCCACAAAAGGTAGAGGTAGAAGGCCTGCAAGCTGCCCAGTGGTACAAAGTGACAGCAACATCATTCTCTGGAGCCATGAGGAGTCACACAGTATCAGTCAACTGCCAAACAGATCCAGCAG gtgTTATAGCAGGTGTTCTTGTGTTTTTCCTCTTGATCATCATTATTTGTGTTGCTGTCTTTGTATGGCACCGCTATGGTTCTGCAAAGCGTaataa AATGCCCAAACCAGCTGTGGAGTCAAAAGTACATAATGAAAACTACAAGAATTT ACTGATTCCCTCGGATAAATTTCctgaatattttcaaaacatgagTCGTGATGACAACAGAGGTTTCAGTGAGGAATATGAG GACTTGAGTTCAGTGGGTATAAAACAGTCCACTGTTGCAGCTCTTATGCCCGAAAACAAGGACAAAAACCGATTTACCAATGTTTTAGCCT ATGACTCCTCTAGAGTGCATCTCACCACAAATGATGAGAGTGATTCTGATTATATCAATGCTAACTACATGCCT GGCTACGGCAATGCAAGCAGACAGTATATCGCTGCTCAAGGTCCACTGCCATCAACTGTCAATGACTTCTGGAAAATGGTTTGGGAGAAAAGGTCACAGGTCATCGTCATGGTAACCAACTGTACTGAGGGTGGAAGG GTCAAGTGTGAGCAATACTGGCCAATGGACTACACGCCGTGTCTCTATGGACAGCTGCTTGTCACAGTAAAATCGGAGGATAAATTTCCAAGTTGGACTCTGCGAGaatttaatgtcaaaaat AAAACCACCTCTGAGACACGAACAGTGAGGCACTTTCAATTCATAGCATGGCCGGATCATGGCGTGCCCACTGGCACAGAGGAGCTGATCCAATTCAGAGGACTCATCCGTCAGCAAGTAGAGAGCTCTTTCTCTGCAGGGCCAACAATTGTACACTGCAG TGCCGGAGTGGGCCGGACAGGTACCCTGATTGCGCTGGATGTTCTGCTGCAGCAACTGGACAAAGAGAAGGCAGTGGGAATTTCAGCATTTGTCCAGCAAATGAGACTCAGCCGCCCACTAATGGTGCAAACTGAG TCTCAGTATGTGTTCCTGCACCAGTGCATCATGGATACTCTACAACCCAAAGTTGTGCCTAAGTCAGATCCTCTCTATGAAAACTCAGACATGATTTATGTCAACGCAATAGCATTAAGAGAATatgaaaaacaaagttaa
- the LOC109049305 gene encoding putative nuclease HARBI1: MSLAGALWFAVQDDLFTNGVCNTSSAPSISNTAQDKQSSISEPISASETRSVLDALDDSFISQTLHLNRQCLRFIVDFIQARLKKDVFAPSHSLTPAEANILATLAYYAQGSLPSKITEQLGIDQTAAGEAVKTITKLLSEMCPDFITFPNSYNDRMGAAQAFKNLSGIPHVVGVLGYLHLKVSPPVGEEHMYMNTMGYHSVMMQAIFDVDGNLLSLEQCCPGGTPERTVWENSDIGRQFSIFQHGHTWVIGGRSLHGCGHVLTPVEAFRIKSNAALRFNKAHAQLYGRAQQVFGSLKSRFQCLRDIGSIQLPESVACTIKACCVLHNICKKFSVPLPSDFSLEPLHPPSEMVNIMAEQPFDYMEDTKDEMIEMFFNIAEDEGQ; the protein is encoded by the exons ATGTCTTTAGCTGGAGCGCTGTGGTTTGCTGTCCAGGATGATTTATTCACAAACGGAGTGTGTAACACCTCATCAGCACCCAGCATCAGCAACACAGCTCAAGACAAACAATCCAGCATCAGTGAGCCGATCTCCGCCTCCGAGACACGCAGTGTCCTGGACGCACTGGATGACAGCTTTATTTCTCAGACTTTACATCTCAATCGACAGTGTTTGCGGTTCATCGTCGATTTCATCCAGGCCCGGTTAAAGAAAGACGTGTTTGCgcccagccacagcctgacccCCGCGGAAGCCAACATTCTGGCCACGCTTGCCTACTACGCACAAGGGTCTCTGCCCAGTAAAATCACAGAGCAGCTGGGAATAGATCAGACAGCAGCGGGCGAGGCGGTGAAGACCATTACCAAACTCTTATCAGAAATGTGTCCTGATTTCATCACTTTCCCGAACAGTTATAATGACCGCATGGGTGCAGCACAAGCCTTTAAGAACCTGAGTGGCATCCCGCATGTGGTGGGAGTGCTGGGGTATCTGCACCTGAAGGTGAGCCCTCCGGTCGGGGAGGAGCACATGTATATGAACACCATGGGTTATCATTCAGTCATGATGCAGGCCATATTCGACGTGGATGGGAATCTGTTGAGTCTGGAGCAGTGCTGTCCGGGAGGAACCCCTGAACGCACTGTTTGGGAAAATTCAGACATTGGCAGACAGTTCAGCATATTTCAACACGGTCATACGTGGGTTATTG GTGGCAGAAGTCTGCACGGTTGTGGACATGTGTTGACACCTGTCGAGGCTTTTCGCATCAAAAGCAATGCAGCCCTGCGATTTAACAAAGCACATGCTCAGCTATACGGCCGTGCACAGCAGGTCTTTGGCAGTTTGAAAAGCCGTTTCCAGTGCCTGCGTGACATTGGATCCATTCAGTTACCTGAGTCAGTGGCATGTACCATCAAAGCCTGCTGTGTCCTGCACAACATCTGCAAGAAGTTCTCTGTACCGTTACCCTCAGATTTTAGCCTAGAGCCGCTCCATCCACCATCTGAGATGGTAAACATAATGGCAGAGCAGCCATTTGACTACATGGAAGACACTAAAGATGAAATGATagaaatgtttttcaatattgcaGAAGATGAAGGCCAATGA